A single Natranaerobius thermophilus JW/NM-WN-LF DNA region contains:
- a CDS encoding Smr/MutS family protein yields the protein MSRRSLKLDLHPIYNKGDKINEALYGAFDDAEQKKAKELEIICGKGTGQLKKRVLRFLNQKDIRQRYHRVKKDPKNFGRVFVYFKWK from the coding sequence ATGTCGCGCAGGAGTTTAAAACTTGACCTTCATCCTATCTACAATAAAGGTGATAAAATCAATGAAGCTCTTTACGGAGCTTTTGACGATGCTGAACAGAAAAAAGCCAAAGAGCTGGAGATAATTTGTGGTAAAGGTACTGGTCAGTTAAAAAAAAGAGTGCTTAGATTTTTAAACCAAAAAGATATTAGACAGCGATATCACAGAGTGAAGAAAGATCCTAAAAACTTTGGCAGGGTTTTTGTTTATTTTAAGTGGAAGTAG
- a CDS encoding M20 metallopeptidase family protein, with product MLKEITDSIKEIENWIIDKRRQLHKYPEKSACEVKTKEVLKSTLEDLGIEVVEGYYTTGLTAVIRGKLSGSKDKTIGLRFDMDALEMEEKTELDFKSQNPGLMHACGHDGHMAMGLGCAVVLNKFRDKFAGNIKLIFQPAEEDALNGGGARYMIEDGVLHDEPGVDAMVGVHIWPTLNVGTAGTRVGPIMAASDPFKIRVKGKGVHASLPHMGTDPILIASQIVTNLQSIVSRNIDPFEQAVVSTGTIQGGTAHNTIPDEVEIMGTVRTFDDNIRQVVKEKMQEIVTKTAESLGGQGELEYTFGYPPTVNNEKMVCVAQKAIKAVLGDENYIPVQRPAPGGEDFAYFAREVPSAFIWLGYNQENEQIFPPHNPYYNFNEGILIWGTEIYCNIALEWLRNN from the coding sequence TTGTTAAAAGAAATCACGGACAGTATCAAAGAGATCGAAAATTGGATAATTGATAAAAGGAGACAGTTACACAAATATCCTGAAAAGAGCGCCTGTGAAGTTAAAACTAAAGAAGTTCTAAAGTCTACTTTAGAAGATTTAGGGATTGAGGTAGTCGAAGGGTATTATACTACTGGTCTTACTGCTGTCATTAGAGGTAAATTAAGTGGTTCAAAGGATAAGACAATTGGCCTCAGATTTGACATGGATGCTTTGGAAATGGAAGAAAAAACGGAGTTGGATTTTAAATCACAAAATCCTGGTCTAATGCATGCTTGCGGTCACGATGGGCATATGGCTATGGGACTTGGCTGTGCCGTAGTTTTAAATAAGTTTAGAGATAAATTTGCTGGGAATATAAAATTAATTTTTCAACCTGCCGAGGAAGATGCATTAAACGGTGGTGGAGCTAGATACATGATTGAAGATGGTGTTTTGCATGATGAACCTGGAGTTGATGCCATGGTGGGAGTTCATATTTGGCCCACTTTAAATGTTGGTACGGCTGGGACTAGAGTAGGGCCCATCATGGCAGCATCAGATCCCTTTAAAATTAGAGTTAAAGGTAAAGGTGTGCACGCTTCTCTACCGCATATGGGTACCGATCCTATTCTAATTGCTTCTCAGATAGTAACTAATTTACAAAGTATTGTTAGTCGAAATATCGATCCCTTTGAACAGGCTGTTGTCTCTACAGGGACAATCCAAGGTGGGACGGCACATAATACAATTCCTGATGAAGTTGAAATAATGGGGACTGTGAGAACTTTTGACGATAATATCAGACAAGTAGTAAAGGAAAAGATGCAGGAAATAGTGACTAAAACTGCAGAATCCCTGGGCGGTCAAGGTGAGTTGGAGTATACTTTTGGTTATCCACCTACCGTAAATAACGAAAAAATGGTTTGTGTTGCGCAAAAAGCTATTAAGGCTGTTTTAGGAGACGAAAACTACATTCCGGTTCAGCGACCAGCTCCGGGTGGAGAAGACTTTGCTTACTTTGCCCGAGAGGTACCCTCAGCCTTTATTTGGCTAGGCTATAATCAGGAAAATGAGCAAATTTTTCCACCCCACAATCCATACTATAATTTTAATGAAGGTATATTAATCTGGGGAACGGAAATTTACTGTAACATAGCCTTAGAATGGCTCAGAAATAATTAA
- a CDS encoding FmdB family zinc ribbon protein, with protein sequence MPNYEFTCQDCQHKFSKLSSSDKKSEIICPNCNSKNLKENYENCFSKKVVKSLRDLNKLSKSGFG encoded by the coding sequence ATGCCTAATTATGAATTTACATGTCAAGACTGCCAACATAAATTTTCTAAACTATCAAGCTCAGATAAAAAGAGTGAAATTATCTGTCCAAATTGTAACTCCAAAAATTTGAAAGAAAACTACGAAAATTGCTTTTCTAAAAAGGTAGTTAAAAGTTTAAGAGATCTCAACAAACTATCTAAGAGTGGCTTTGGTTGA
- a CDS encoding metallophosphoesterase → MKKLFDKVKQLFKFEQVVQEELIDTSKIQILHISDTPSEIHGDIIRLAERIKPDHIIHTGDLVDELKIGEQEQQTYRYLRLLTDFVGKLKELDTELWVVPGNHDCINTITNLSYYQNGEIKIISPGNSLTIAGSEFICAHYLEDLFLNDRQGDYYLYGHNYDLPQTGCFTSDTKKPVILNGVEAINLMQFPDETVNRFSYPRGTDHYRKYNKSMRLL, encoded by the coding sequence ATGAAGAAACTTTTTGACAAAGTAAAACAGTTATTTAAATTCGAGCAAGTTGTACAGGAAGAGCTCATAGATACTTCCAAAATTCAAATACTTCATATAAGTGATACCCCATCGGAAATTCATGGAGATATAATTAGGTTAGCTGAACGTATAAAACCTGATCATATTATTCACACTGGGGATTTGGTCGATGAATTGAAAATAGGAGAGCAGGAACAACAAACTTACCGTTATCTAAGATTACTAACTGATTTTGTTGGGAAATTAAAAGAGTTGGATACCGAGCTTTGGGTAGTTCCCGGTAATCATGATTGTATCAATACTATCACCAACTTATCATATTATCAGAATGGAGAAATAAAGATTATATCACCTGGTAATAGTCTAACAATAGCTGGCTCTGAGTTTATTTGCGCTCATTATCTGGAAGATTTATTTTTAAATGATCGACAAGGTGATTATTATTTATATGGTCATAACTATGACCTCCCACAAACAGGTTGTTTTACTAGTGATACAAAAAAACCTGTAATACTAAATGGAGTAGAGGCCATAAATTTAATGCAGTTTCCTGACGAGACTGTAAATAGATTTTCTTATCCCCGAGGCACTGATCACTATAGAAAATACAATAAATCAATGAGATTATTATAA
- a CDS encoding rhomboid family intramembrane serine protease, which produces MINNWLNKLERKYRRFGINNLMAYIVGLMALVYVASLAVPGPAGVIPGLMLHPQLVLQGEVWRLVTFLFIPPSARSIFVIIVLYLYYIIGTALENEWGSFKFTLYYLIGAVGTIAASFLTDTAATSQYINLSLFLAFASLYPDFQLRLFFMIPIKIKYLAILSGVFLGFNLLFSPMPQRIFIIVALLNFILFFGEYFFKTVTRRTKAAGRKREFMSKARTREGPFHRCVVCGRTEEDDPQLEFRYCSKCEGDYEYCMEHLKNHEHVRNNGNNN; this is translated from the coding sequence ATGATAAATAATTGGTTAAATAAACTAGAAAGAAAATATCGACGTTTTGGGATTAATAATTTAATGGCATATATTGTTGGTTTGATGGCTTTGGTGTATGTAGCCAGCTTGGCTGTACCTGGCCCCGCAGGAGTTATTCCTGGACTCATGTTGCACCCTCAGTTAGTCTTACAGGGAGAGGTATGGCGATTAGTTACCTTTTTATTCATTCCCCCTAGTGCTCGGTCTATTTTTGTAATTATCGTACTGTATTTATACTATATTATTGGAACTGCTTTAGAAAATGAATGGGGAAGCTTTAAATTCACTTTATACTATTTAATTGGGGCAGTAGGCACTATTGCAGCCTCTTTCCTAACAGATACAGCAGCTACTTCACAGTATATTAATCTGTCACTCTTTTTAGCCTTTGCTAGCCTTTATCCAGACTTTCAGTTACGATTATTTTTTATGATTCCAATTAAAATTAAGTACTTGGCAATTTTATCGGGAGTGTTTTTAGGATTCAACTTGCTATTTTCACCAATGCCGCAAAGGATTTTTATTATTGTAGCTTTATTGAACTTCATCTTATTTTTTGGAGAATACTTTTTTAAAACTGTAACTAGACGGACTAAAGCTGCTGGGCGAAAGCGCGAATTTATGTCAAAGGCTCGCACTAGAGAAGGCCCCTTTCACAGATGTGTTGTTTGTGGAAGAACAGAGGAGGATGATCCACAATTAGAATTTAGATATTGCTCTAAATGTGAAGGTGATTATGAGTACTGTATGGAGCACTTAAAAAATCATGAACATGTGCGAAACAATGGAAACAATAATTAA
- a CDS encoding serine aminopeptidase domain-containing protein, with amino-acid sequence MKELIVMVHGFNARASQFNDFKTWFEECGYEARAIELSTACNSLKDCTAELEQKLENLFEDKKIQKESIKVHLIGHSMGGLIIKKYLNHNLIKGFLESNQGVKAKLGKVILIATPNQGSKMADIVCQYMKPLTKIYQPLLDLQTTDFQLEHPQMAEEIEIGVIAGNKSNIISGLLLEGENDGRVTVSSARVPSMQDMVVLPLGHKKIHRSPKTFQLVIHFLEKGSFTSEGKGLVDC; translated from the coding sequence ATGAAAGAACTAATAGTTATGGTTCATGGCTTCAACGCCAGAGCTTCCCAGTTTAATGATTTTAAAACATGGTTTGAGGAATGTGGCTATGAAGCTAGGGCTATAGAACTATCTACTGCATGTAATTCATTAAAAGATTGTACAGCAGAGCTGGAACAAAAGCTTGAAAACTTGTTTGAAGACAAGAAAATTCAAAAAGAAAGTATTAAAGTTCACTTAATAGGCCACAGTATGGGCGGATTAATAATTAAAAAATATTTAAATCACAACTTAATTAAGGGCTTCTTAGAGTCAAATCAGGGAGTAAAGGCAAAGTTAGGAAAAGTTATTCTTATAGCTACTCCCAATCAAGGCTCTAAAATGGCTGATATTGTGTGTCAATATATGAAACCCTTGACTAAAATCTATCAGCCATTATTAGACCTACAAACTACTGATTTCCAGTTAGAACATCCACAAATGGCTGAGGAAATAGAGATAGGTGTTATAGCCGGAAATAAGAGTAATATTATTTCCGGCTTATTGTTAGAAGGTGAAAATGATGGGCGGGTAACCGTGAGTTCTGCCCGGGTTCCAAGTATGCAAGATATGGTGGTACTGCCTTTAGGGCATAAGAAAATTCATAGGTCTCCAAAAACATTTCAATTAGTAATTCATTTTTTAGAGAAAGGATCATTTACTAGCGAAGGGAAGGGTTTAGTAGACTGTTGA
- a CDS encoding amidohydrolase — MESQKKLINKEIDSIKDILENLNYKIYYNPELAFQEYQGVEFQKEILEKFGFKFLNPVGGLETAFIASYQKDRIDKKVNPTISFLSEYDALPDIGHACGHNLIATAAVGAAIGLSRVLDKSDKINGTINVIGTPAEEGGGGKIHLIDAGAFHDTDFAMMVHPAPKNMIGRGGLACTKVTVESFGEKNHSAAPHKGINALTALINVFNEIEIIKGSTKSTNKINGIITHGGSASNVIPDYARGVFTVRSATGEELENLLDKINNITKGAELLTNAKLKCQHDLIYQERYPNKSMGEAFKANLESMEEQVTYPARDEILGSSDIGNVSKCLPIIHPYIKIANEAIRGHTDEFSRKAGEDMAFEQTIKSAKAMAMTGYDLLTSVDLREQIIQEFNSTVY, encoded by the coding sequence ATGGAATCTCAGAAAAAATTAATTAACAAGGAAATCGATAGCATAAAAGATATTCTTGAAAATTTAAACTACAAAATATATTACAATCCTGAACTGGCTTTCCAAGAATATCAAGGAGTTGAATTTCAGAAAGAAATTCTTGAAAAGTTTGGATTCAAATTTTTAAATCCAGTAGGAGGCTTAGAAACTGCATTTATTGCCAGTTATCAAAAAGACCGGATTGATAAAAAAGTTAACCCTACTATATCCTTTCTCTCTGAATACGATGCTCTCCCTGATATTGGCCATGCCTGTGGACATAATCTAATAGCTACTGCTGCTGTAGGAGCAGCTATAGGTTTGAGTAGAGTTTTAGATAAGAGCGATAAAATAAATGGAACTATTAACGTAATTGGAACTCCTGCCGAAGAAGGTGGGGGTGGTAAAATTCACTTAATAGACGCAGGAGCCTTTCATGATACGGACTTCGCAATGATGGTCCATCCGGCTCCTAAAAATATGATCGGCAGAGGTGGATTGGCTTGTACAAAAGTAACAGTTGAGTCCTTTGGAGAAAAAAACCACTCAGCTGCTCCTCATAAGGGTATTAATGCACTCACTGCATTGATCAACGTTTTTAACGAAATTGAAATCATAAAAGGTAGTACTAAAAGCACAAATAAAATTAATGGAATTATTACTCATGGAGGGAGTGCCTCCAACGTCATACCCGACTATGCCAGAGGAGTTTTTACAGTCAGATCAGCTACAGGAGAAGAATTAGAAAATTTGTTAGACAAGATTAATAATATAACTAAGGGAGCCGAATTACTGACTAATGCTAAGCTAAAGTGTCAACACGATCTAATTTATCAGGAGCGTTATCCTAATAAATCTATGGGGGAAGCATTTAAAGCCAATCTTGAGTCCATGGAAGAACAGGTAACTTACCCTGCCAGGGACGAAATTTTAGGATCTTCCGATATTGGCAATGTTTCCAAATGCCTACCCATTATTCATCCATATATTAAAATAGCCAATGAGGCCATAAGGGGACATACTGATGAGTTTAGCCGTAAGGCAGGCGAAGACATGGCTTTTGAACAAACCATAAAATCAGCTAAAGCCATGGCTATGACAGGATACGATCTTCTAACAAGTGTAGATCTGCGAGAACAAATTATCCAGGAATTTAATTCAACAGTCTACTAA
- a CDS encoding DnaJ family domain-containing protein, with product MKLFEQMCEEKIRQAEQDGVFDNLPGKGKPLELQDLSQVPEELRAGYKILKNSGYLPEEVQLKKELVNLDDLIKACNDPDEKQDLKRQRNEKMLRFNQLMEKRSIKKTSAFKKYRNKIRQKFT from the coding sequence ATGAAACTTTTTGAACAAATGTGTGAAGAAAAAATACGACAGGCTGAACAGGATGGAGTATTCGATAACTTACCTGGTAAAGGCAAACCACTAGAATTGCAAGATCTTTCACAAGTACCTGAAGAATTAAGAGCTGGATATAAAATTTTAAAGAATTCGGGCTATTTACCTGAGGAAGTTCAACTTAAAAAAGAGCTAGTGAATCTAGATGATTTAATAAAAGCATGTAATGACCCTGATGAAAAACAAGATTTGAAACGCCAGAGAAATGAAAAAATGCTGCGATTTAACCAGTTAATGGAAAAACGCAGCATCAAAAAGACTTCAGCATTTAAAAAATATCGAAACAAAATAAGACAAAAATTTACTTAA
- a CDS encoding TetR/AcrR family transcriptional regulator, which produces MSDDTKSRIFEAAAKIIKERTVDDMTLEEVAKEAGISKGGLLYHFPSKEDLIEGLVAYYEQLFTGEIEQEMGKMPEGEKRPLTAYINAAFNFQSKAYEISQGVLAASLLSPGLLAPVQKRLSDFTSQYDQHLKDEDMANIVRLAADGLWLEDILELNTVPKAERDRIKEKLIQLAKEVEER; this is translated from the coding sequence ATGAGTGACGATACCAAGAGCCGAATTTTTGAAGCAGCGGCCAAAATCATAAAAGAAAGAACTGTTGATGATATGACTTTAGAAGAAGTAGCTAAAGAAGCGGGAATCAGCAAAGGCGGGTTGTTATACCATTTTCCCAGCAAAGAAGATTTAATTGAGGGTTTAGTGGCTTATTATGAGCAATTATTTACTGGAGAGATAGAACAAGAGATGGGAAAAATGCCTGAAGGAGAGAAACGTCCATTAACAGCTTATATAAATGCTGCTTTTAATTTTCAATCAAAAGCTTATGAAATTAGTCAGGGAGTATTAGCTGCCAGCTTATTGAGCCCGGGTTTACTCGCCCCTGTGCAGAAGCGGCTGTCTGATTTTACCTCGCAGTATGATCAACATTTAAAGGATGAGGATATGGCTAATATTGTAAGATTAGCAGCAGATGGTCTATGGTTAGAGGATATCTTGGAGCTCAATACTGTTCCAAAAGCCGAAAGAGATCGTATTAAAGAAAAACTTATTCAATTAGCTAAGGAGGTGGAGGAACGATGA
- a CDS encoding small multi-drug export protein: MMEYIMLAVTAWLLGFIPYFEIYLAVPATIAMGLDPISSVFWAGLGNFSAVPVILFAQKKLSHIPRIAAWLEKLTNSKYRETIDRFGSSFVLLFTPVTGIWIAAALASTFGYRGAKLMITSAFTVLLYGSLVAVATSTGLELIGLLNF, from the coding sequence ATGATGGAGTATATCATGTTAGCAGTTACAGCGTGGTTATTAGGTTTTATACCTTATTTTGAAATTTATCTGGCAGTTCCAGCTACAATAGCAATGGGTTTAGACCCAATATCAAGCGTATTTTGGGCCGGACTGGGAAATTTTTCAGCAGTTCCGGTTATTTTATTTGCTCAAAAAAAGTTATCTCATATACCTAGAATTGCAGCTTGGTTAGAAAAACTTACTAATAGCAAGTACCGTGAAACTATTGATAGATTTGGAAGTTCATTCGTACTATTGTTTACCCCTGTCACAGGGATTTGGATAGCTGCTGCTTTAGCCAGCACTTTTGGATATCGAGGAGCTAAACTAATGATAACCTCTGCATTTACAGTCTTATTATATGGTTCACTAGTGGCTGTGGCCACAAGTACAGGATTAGAATTGATTGGACTACTAAACTTTTAG
- the ltrA gene encoding group II intron reverse transcriptase/maturase — protein sequence MTVTNKGMKCRQLLTGESCKEGSPQKNSAEHEGYAGVHSSLRITENNISNANLSKGNLLEEILDRDNMNKAFKKIKSNKGSHGIDGMGVDELLQYLKENGDHLRQRVLDGKYRPNPVRRVEIPKEDGKKRKLGIPTVVDRVIQQAIAQVLSPIYEEQFSDNSYGFRPGRSTHDAIKKSQQNINEGYKYVVDMDLEKYFDTVNQSKLIEVLSKTIKDGRVISLINKYLRAGVMIKHTYKDTEVGVPQGGPLSPILSNIMLHELDKELEKRGHEFVRYADDLLIFCKSRRSAGRTLKNILPFIENKLFLKVNKDKTVVAYVGKVRFLGFGFYRHKGKARLRVHLKSVTKMRTRIKELTSRSYGISNEARAKKLSRYIMGWVNYFKPADMKNLLINTDSWMRRRIRMIYWKQWKKVRTKFKMLKFFGANKYKAWEYANTRKGYWRISNSPVLSKSLGNDVIKGFGFLFFSEYYRQVKA from the coding sequence ATGACTGTTACCAATAAAGGAATGAAGTGCCGCCAACTTCTGACAGGCGAAAGCTGCAAAGAAGGCTCACCGCAGAAGAATAGTGCGGAACACGAAGGATATGCGGGAGTGCACAGTTCTTTAAGGATAACTGAAAACAACATCTCCAATGCAAACTTGTCGAAGGGGAATTTGCTAGAGGAAATTTTGGATAGAGACAACATGAATAAAGCATTCAAGAAAATAAAATCCAACAAAGGCTCTCACGGGATTGATGGGATGGGAGTAGATGAACTTCTACAATATCTCAAAGAAAACGGGGACCACCTCAGGCAAAGAGTCCTGGACGGTAAATACCGCCCTAATCCCGTCAGAAGGGTAGAGATACCTAAAGAAGATGGGAAGAAAAGAAAATTAGGCATACCTACAGTGGTAGACAGGGTAATCCAACAAGCAATAGCCCAAGTACTATCTCCAATATATGAGGAGCAATTCTCAGATAACAGCTATGGTTTTCGCCCTGGACGCAGTACTCATGATGCAATTAAGAAAAGTCAACAAAACATAAATGAAGGATACAAATATGTAGTAGATATGGACTTGGAGAAATACTTTGACACAGTAAACCAGAGCAAATTGATAGAAGTGCTATCTAAGACAATAAAAGACGGTCGAGTAATATCTCTTATCAACAAATATCTAAGAGCAGGAGTAATGATCAAACACACCTATAAGGATACAGAAGTTGGCGTGCCCCAGGGCGGGCCTCTTAGCCCTATCCTCAGTAACATAATGCTCCACGAATTGGATAAAGAACTTGAGAAAAGGGGGCACGAATTCGTCCGCTATGCGGACGACCTGCTAATCTTTTGTAAAAGCAGAAGAAGTGCCGGACGCACCTTGAAGAACATACTACCCTTCATCGAAAATAAACTATTTCTCAAAGTAAATAAAGATAAAACTGTAGTTGCCTATGTAGGAAAGGTAAGATTTCTTGGGTTTGGCTTTTACAGACATAAAGGAAAAGCCAGATTAAGAGTTCATCTTAAATCAGTTACAAAGATGAGAACGAGAATAAAAGAACTCACATCTAGAAGTTATGGAATAAGCAACGAAGCCAGAGCAAAGAAACTTAGCCGATACATTATGGGTTGGGTTAACTACTTTAAACCAGCTGATATGAAGAATCTGTTAATAAATACTGACAGTTGGATGAGAAGGCGTATTCGCATGATTTACTGGAAACAATGGAAGAAAGTGAGAACAAAATTTAAAATGCTCAAGTTCTTTGGAGCCAATAAATACAAAGCATGGGAATATGCAAACACAAGAAAGGGCTACTGGAGAATTTCCAATAGCCCCGTCTTATCCAAATCCCTTGGAAATGATGTAATCAAAGGATTTGGTTTCCTATTCTTTTCGGAATATTATCGACAAGTTAAAGCGTAA
- a CDS encoding DUF488 family protein → MYETNMYKSKCFTIGHSNNNFNTFLKLLSLYNIKAVADIRRIPYSSHVPHFSKKNFEKKLAENNIKYCYLGKYLGGFQEIPQNELQIGLKKFQQILNCANRLTGEVTIMCSERDPSKCHRSSLISPLLIKEEITVYHILSSNKLISHQELEQILIDKYIPNYNQISLLDSHPNYQNILTQAYQKRRQDKSRLFS, encoded by the coding sequence ATGTATGAAACCAATATGTATAAATCCAAGTGTTTTACAATAGGACATTCTAATAATAATTTTAACACATTCTTGAAATTATTGAGTTTATATAACATAAAGGCAGTAGCTGATATTAGGAGAATTCCATATAGTTCCCATGTTCCCCATTTTTCCAAAAAGAATTTTGAAAAAAAGCTAGCTGAAAATAATATCAAGTATTGTTATTTAGGCAAGTATCTAGGTGGATTTCAAGAGATACCACAGAATGAATTACAAATAGGTTTAAAGAAATTTCAGCAAATTTTGAACTGTGCGAATAGACTAACAGGAGAGGTTACTATTATGTGCAGTGAACGAGATCCTTCCAAATGCCATAGATCCTCTTTAATCAGTCCCCTTTTGATTAAAGAAGAAATTACAGTCTATCATATCTTATCTAGTAACAAATTAATTTCTCACCAAGAACTTGAACAAATATTAATTGATAAATATATACCCAATTATAATCAGATAAGTTTATTGGATAGTCATCCTAATTATCAAAACATACTTACACAAGCTTATCAAAAACGCAGACAAGATAAGTCAAGATTGTTCTCGTGA
- a CDS encoding thiamine diphosphokinase yields MVSGKINRVAIFANGDYDNPQFYCEELEKSDYIIAVDGGANFLYKVDETPDLLLGDMDSITAEAYQYYSRLDIPIKHHPAEKDESDLELALVTGINLKPKEIFVYGAFGNRVDHLFANIMVMLNPIKNGIYTCLKDTCHEITITDSKLTLIGNPGDYLSLFALTQEVSGIYAHGVKYPLENDSLTMGPSRGLSNEFITEQVDIAIKTGYLLAIKVNTKF; encoded by the coding sequence TTGGTTTCGGGAAAAATTAATCGGGTAGCTATTTTTGCCAATGGAGACTACGATAATCCTCAGTTTTATTGTGAAGAACTGGAGAAAAGTGATTACATAATAGCGGTTGATGGTGGAGCTAACTTTTTATATAAAGTCGATGAAACTCCTGATCTTTTGCTTGGTGATATGGATTCGATAACAGCTGAAGCTTATCAGTATTACTCCAGATTAGATATCCCGATTAAACACCATCCTGCTGAAAAGGATGAATCTGATTTAGAACTAGCTTTAGTTACAGGAATAAATTTAAAACCCAAAGAAATATTTGTATATGGTGCCTTTGGTAACAGGGTTGATCACTTATTTGCAAATATTATGGTTATGTTGAATCCCATAAAAAATGGGATCTATACTTGTTTAAAAGATACATGCCATGAAATCACTATTACTGATTCCAAATTAACTTTGATTGGAAATCCCGGTGATTACTTGTCTTTATTTGCTTTAACTCAGGAAGTGAGTGGTATTTACGCTCATGGGGTAAAATATCCTTTAGAAAACGATTCTTTAACTATGGGTCCTTCTAGAGGCTTAAGCAATGAATTTATAACTGAGCAAGTGGATATTGCTATAAAGACAGGATACCTCCTGGCTATTAAGGTTAACACAAAATTTTAA